One window from the genome of Microbulbifer sp. ALW1 encodes:
- a CDS encoding TonB-dependent receptor gives MDKNKKFEKHSVVKDLSLLMLSASAMAFAPMTFAQAGDSTTLEEVSVTGIRHSLEAAADAKRDDSRVVDAVVAEDIGKLPDNNIAEALQRVAGVSINRDFGVGNEVSIRGLPQNRVEVNGRSTLGDGRNGVNFQDFPADFLSKVEVIKSPTPEMIEGALGGTISLVTARPLDLSAPLASISVQGEYADKADNWAPIISTAAGDNWDLGEAGTFGAMASISYQDRTLRRDESLVQLMVDNVDFNNDGVIDSADDAKNTPSGKYVFAREHTYNPRTEQRERTAFNIALQWAPASEQGQFYLDLNATERSGSQETFSLLHVGGTPVATPGVTYEDANGQLQNFTYDAIQPLQTAGSSFRNTDAFSHAFGGEWSFTDKLTVSGEYSIAESDSYTPFSEFRFRGTDRSLEGQGHPDENKWLIPVTFENSNSSAPVVDFADGYVFTDQQNQAFRRYEDTRTYINNQENAFRFDLEYAEPFGMEWVSAVKTGVRTTSRDYEQNRYQFRVTNIFKNLTDADGNADIIWMEDIAAQFPNAISEYDFSGDGFEQSGMRGAYDLAKVTAYDVGLLQNQQATFDIVQQLLAGTNMQIDGSLSDNLEYQESGYSEVNEETSAMYVQANLDFGKVRAVVGGRYVSTDITSRAYQDGEIVTGGSSYNDFLPSLNVTWDVTEDTLMRFAAAKVMRRADFNELSPAYAYRDAYIAASRGSPELEPYRATQYDIAAEHYWGSNMVSATLFFKDVASFTEPTFECENQPEVVRTLSNTSDYDKICLWQADGIQYANANTPISEMGILTDFITNGEDGKVQGLELGYQQAFDFLPGRWSGLGISANYTYADSEDPNGVPLPDISENTFNTQLYYEYEGFGVRLAYTFRDRFLDEAQTKRVLPLGELMLGAGSDDPTLGNDYREDLAQLDLSASYDVTEDITVIGNVTNLTGEPTINTGANGTAFQIMENDRRFVLGVRAKF, from the coding sequence ATGGATAAGAATAAAAAGTTCGAAAAGCACAGCGTGGTGAAAGACCTTAGTCTGCTGATGCTCTCCGCATCCGCCATGGCATTCGCCCCCATGACGTTCGCACAGGCGGGCGATTCCACTACGCTGGAAGAAGTGTCGGTCACCGGTATTCGCCACAGTCTGGAAGCCGCCGCAGACGCCAAGCGCGATGATTCCCGCGTTGTCGATGCGGTCGTCGCGGAAGACATTGGGAAATTGCCCGACAACAATATTGCTGAAGCACTGCAGCGGGTAGCCGGTGTTTCCATCAACCGTGACTTTGGTGTTGGTAACGAAGTTTCCATTCGCGGCCTCCCGCAAAACCGCGTGGAAGTGAACGGTCGTTCCACCCTTGGCGATGGCCGCAACGGCGTCAACTTCCAGGATTTCCCCGCGGACTTTCTGTCCAAGGTTGAAGTCATCAAATCGCCAACACCGGAAATGATCGAAGGCGCTCTCGGCGGTACCATCAGCCTGGTTACCGCTCGCCCACTGGACCTGAGCGCGCCTCTCGCCTCCATTTCCGTACAGGGCGAGTACGCTGACAAGGCGGATAACTGGGCGCCGATTATCAGTACTGCCGCCGGTGACAACTGGGACCTGGGCGAGGCCGGCACCTTTGGCGCCATGGCCTCCATTTCTTACCAGGACCGCACGCTACGCCGCGACGAGTCACTGGTGCAGCTGATGGTCGACAACGTCGACTTCAACAACGACGGTGTAATCGACAGCGCCGACGATGCAAAGAACACCCCCTCCGGCAAATATGTTTTTGCCCGCGAACACACCTACAACCCGCGCACCGAGCAGCGCGAGCGCACCGCGTTCAATATTGCGCTGCAGTGGGCACCGGCGTCCGAGCAGGGTCAGTTCTATCTCGACCTGAATGCCACCGAGCGCAGCGGCAGCCAGGAAACCTTTTCCCTGCTGCACGTGGGCGGTACACCGGTTGCCACCCCTGGGGTCACCTACGAGGACGCAAACGGCCAGCTGCAGAACTTTACCTACGATGCCATCCAACCGCTGCAAACCGCCGGTTCCAGCTTCCGCAATACCGATGCATTCAGCCACGCCTTTGGCGGTGAGTGGAGCTTTACCGACAAGCTAACCGTGAGCGGTGAGTACTCCATTGCCGAATCCGACAGCTACACGCCCTTCTCGGAATTTCGCTTTCGCGGCACCGATCGCTCTCTGGAAGGACAGGGACATCCGGATGAAAACAAGTGGCTTATCCCGGTAACTTTTGAGAACAGTAACAGCAGCGCACCGGTGGTCGACTTTGCCGACGGCTATGTATTTACCGACCAGCAAAACCAGGCGTTCCGTCGCTACGAGGACACCCGCACTTACATCAACAACCAGGAAAATGCGTTCCGTTTTGACCTGGAATACGCCGAACCCTTCGGTATGGAATGGGTTTCCGCAGTAAAAACCGGCGTGCGCACCACCAGCCGGGATTACGAGCAGAACCGCTACCAGTTCCGTGTGACCAATATCTTCAAGAACCTGACCGATGCCGACGGCAACGCGGACATCATCTGGATGGAAGATATTGCGGCACAGTTTCCCAACGCCATCAGTGAGTACGATTTTTCCGGCGACGGTTTCGAGCAAAGCGGTATGCGCGGCGCTTACGATCTGGCCAAGGTGACCGCTTACGATGTGGGCCTGCTGCAAAATCAGCAGGCGACCTTCGATATCGTCCAGCAGTTGCTGGCCGGCACCAACATGCAGATTGACGGCAGTCTCAGCGACAACCTGGAATATCAGGAAAGCGGCTACTCAGAAGTCAATGAAGAAACCTCGGCCATGTACGTGCAGGCCAACCTGGATTTCGGCAAGGTCCGTGCCGTAGTGGGTGGCCGTTACGTCAGTACGGATATCACTTCCCGCGCCTATCAGGATGGCGAGATAGTTACCGGCGGTTCCAGCTACAACGACTTCCTGCCGAGCCTGAACGTTACCTGGGATGTGACCGAAGACACCCTGATGCGCTTTGCGGCCGCCAAGGTCATGCGCCGCGCCGACTTCAATGAACTGAGCCCGGCCTATGCCTATCGCGACGCCTATATTGCGGCCAGCCGTGGCAGCCCCGAACTGGAACCCTACCGTGCAACCCAGTACGACATTGCTGCGGAGCACTACTGGGGCAGCAACATGGTTTCCGCCACGCTGTTCTTCAAGGATGTCGCCTCTTTCACAGAGCCGACCTTCGAGTGTGAAAACCAGCCGGAAGTCGTCAGAACCCTGAGCAATACCTCTGACTACGACAAGATCTGTCTGTGGCAAGCCGACGGCATCCAGTATGCCAATGCCAATACTCCGATCTCAGAAATGGGCATTCTCACCGACTTCATCACCAATGGTGAAGACGGCAAGGTTCAGGGACTCGAGTTGGGTTATCAGCAGGCCTTCGACTTCCTGCCGGGTCGTTGGTCTGGCCTGGGTATCAGTGCCAACTACACCTACGCCGACAGTGAAGACCCGAATGGTGTGCCGCTGCCAGACATTTCCGAAAACACCTTCAATACCCAGCTGTATTACGAGTATGAGGGCTTCGGTGTTCGTCTCGCCTACACCTTCCGCGATCGCTTCCTGGACGAAGCGCAAACCAAGCGTGTTCTTCCGCTGGGTGAGCTGATGCTGGGTGCCGGTTCCGACGACCCGACCCTGGGGAACGATTACCGCGAAGACCTGGCGCAACTGGACCTCTCCGCCAGTTATGACGTGACCGAAGATATTACGGTCATCGGTAACGTCACCAATTTAACCGGTGAACCCACCATCAATACCGGTGCTAACGGTACGGCTTTCCAGATCATGGAAAACGACCGGCGCTTTGTGCTGGGAGTGCGCGCTAAATTCTGA
- a CDS encoding ACT domain-containing protein encodes MNAQVKIDQLLQRLTPILNREPLVMCLLDEQQLQRLLPQCLCIFREREGICALLSKQVAECESLLQEGGYRQITLHFSSCLQVPGLTGTIVRELAEAGIQANVVSARCHEHLLVSEHDAPQAMQILYGISNRLQYS; translated from the coding sequence ATGAATGCCCAGGTAAAAATAGATCAGCTACTGCAGCGTTTGACCCCGATCCTCAACCGGGAACCGCTGGTGATGTGTCTGCTGGACGAGCAGCAGCTACAGCGCCTGCTGCCGCAATGCCTGTGTATTTTTCGCGAGCGGGAGGGGATCTGTGCGCTCCTGTCGAAGCAGGTGGCCGAGTGCGAATCCCTGCTGCAGGAGGGAGGCTACCGCCAGATCACCCTGCATTTTTCATCCTGCCTGCAGGTGCCGGGCCTGACCGGAACCATAGTGCGTGAACTGGCGGAGGCGGGCATTCAGGCCAACGTGGTGTCCGCGCGCTGCCACGAGCATCTCCTGGTCAGTGAGCACGACGCGCCCCAAGCCATGCAGATTCTCTACGGCATCAGCAATCGCCTGCAGTACAGCTGA
- a CDS encoding sugar kinase: MHKRIAVIGECMLEMNLDGDCRSHHSEPRLNAGLSFGGDTLNTALYMSRLGASVDYVTALGDDHLSDWMIHQWQAENIGCDLVKREANATPGLYLIETDSSGERTFLYWRDRAPARRLLDNPQSAKQLFDQLMTFDAVYLSGISLAILSPYGRECLFDFFAAFRRNGGLVIFDGNYRPRLWSSETLTRKAYEQMLRHTDIALPTFEDEQALFGDEDTDAVLTRLQAWGVGEIVLKMGADGCLLVQQNQEPQLVPANKVVPVDTTAAGDSFNAGYLARRLAGSSAVDAALCGHKLAGTVIQFRGAIIAQSAMPEVNEAV, from the coding sequence ATGCACAAGCGCATCGCTGTCATCGGCGAATGTATGCTGGAAATGAACCTGGACGGCGATTGTCGCAGCCACCACAGTGAACCCCGCTTGAATGCGGGGCTCTCCTTCGGCGGCGATACATTGAATACCGCGCTGTATATGTCCCGGCTCGGCGCCAGTGTCGATTATGTTACGGCGCTGGGTGATGACCACTTGAGCGACTGGATGATCCACCAGTGGCAAGCGGAAAATATCGGCTGCGATCTGGTAAAGCGCGAGGCGAACGCGACGCCCGGGCTTTACCTGATCGAAACCGACAGCAGTGGTGAACGGACCTTTCTCTACTGGAGGGACCGCGCTCCCGCAAGACGCCTGTTGGACAACCCACAATCGGCAAAGCAGCTGTTCGATCAGCTGATGACGTTTGATGCGGTTTACTTGTCCGGAATATCCCTCGCCATTCTCTCCCCCTACGGGCGCGAATGCCTGTTCGATTTTTTCGCCGCGTTTCGCCGCAATGGCGGCCTGGTTATTTTCGACGGAAACTACCGCCCGAGGCTGTGGAGCAGTGAAACACTGACCCGCAAAGCCTACGAGCAAATGCTAAGGCACACCGATATCGCACTGCCTACCTTTGAAGACGAGCAGGCGTTGTTCGGCGACGAAGATACGGATGCGGTATTAACGCGCCTTCAGGCATGGGGCGTCGGGGAAATTGTGTTGAAAATGGGTGCCGATGGCTGCCTGTTGGTTCAGCAGAATCAGGAGCCGCAATTGGTCCCCGCAAACAAAGTAGTGCCGGTGGACACCACGGCAGCGGGGGATTCCTTCAATGCGGGTTACCTTGCCAGGCGGCTCGCAGGAAGTAGCGCCGTGGATGCTGCACTTTGCGGGCACAAACTGGCGGGTACGGTTATCCAATTCCGTGGCGCGATCATCGCGCAAAGTGCCATGCCCGAGGTTAACGAGGCAGTTTAA
- the yihA gene encoding ribosome biogenesis GTP-binding protein YihA/YsxC, which produces MSESNVERINYRRAEFLISAPTLAECPEDFGAEVAFAGRSNAGKSSAINALTDNGKLARTSKTPGRTQLINFFKLGEHQRLVDLPGYGYAKVARSMKDEWQRHLAFYLEQRNCLKGLVLLMDIRQPLKEFDLQMLTWAVNSGLPAHILLTKCDKLKNGPANNIRFAVEKELKERELDTNVTVQIFSAPKSKGLDKLEQRLNQWLALPQEGKSGVEQEDGQ; this is translated from the coding sequence ATGTCTGAATCCAATGTAGAACGAATTAACTATCGACGCGCCGAGTTTCTGATCAGCGCCCCCACCCTGGCGGAGTGTCCGGAGGATTTCGGTGCCGAGGTGGCCTTCGCGGGACGCTCGAATGCCGGCAAGTCCAGCGCCATCAATGCGCTCACCGATAACGGCAAGCTGGCGCGCACCTCCAAGACCCCCGGCCGCACCCAGCTGATCAACTTCTTCAAGCTTGGTGAACACCAGCGCCTGGTGGACCTGCCCGGGTACGGCTACGCCAAGGTCGCTCGCTCCATGAAAGACGAGTGGCAGCGCCACTTGGCCTTTTACCTGGAGCAGCGCAACTGCCTCAAGGGCCTGGTGCTGTTGATGGACATCCGCCAGCCGCTGAAAGAGTTCGACCTGCAGATGCTCACCTGGGCGGTGAACTCCGGACTGCCGGCGCATATTCTGCTGACCAAGTGCGACAAGCTGAAAAACGGCCCCGCCAACAACATCCGCTTCGCGGTGGAAAAAGAGCTGAAGGAACGCGAACTGGACACCAACGTCACGGTACAGATCTTTTCCGCACCTAAGAGCAAGGGGCTGGACAAGCTGGAGCAGCGCCTGAACCAGTGGCTGGCATTGCCGCAAGAAGGCAAATCTGGCGTGGAGCAGGAAGACGGCCAGTAA
- a CDS encoding GNAT family N-acetyltransferase/peptidase C39 family protein, whose amino-acid sequence MTHTTTQPFSIRPAGTADLDQLCLLEESSFSGDRLSRRRFRHWLKTDNRVFLVAEQDSALLGYVLVLLRRGTRLARLYSLAVGPAGRGKGIGKALLTAAEDASSRSGRLYMRLEVAEQNTAAIALYQQLGYRTFGSYSNYYEDAGNALRMQKRIRYRPENLHTAEVPWYGQRTEFTCGPAAAMMAMAGLDSTYVPNGSDELALWREATTIFMTSGTGGCHPIGLALAMQKRGFDCEVYLNQTTPLFLDSVRSADKKAVIEQVDADYRQQAESSGLPVIAEDFTQEQCQQWLEQGALVLLLISTYRLDGKKVPHWVTLTGMDDECFYVHDPDVDDEENPLDSQYLPIAREDFVLMSLFGRERLRTAVVVRKQS is encoded by the coding sequence ATGACCCACACCACAACTCAGCCGTTTTCCATCCGACCGGCCGGCACCGCTGATCTCGACCAACTGTGCCTGCTGGAAGAGTCCAGTTTCAGCGGTGACCGCCTCAGCCGACGCCGCTTTCGCCACTGGCTGAAAACCGACAACCGGGTATTCCTGGTGGCCGAGCAGGACAGTGCGCTACTCGGCTACGTCCTGGTGCTGCTGCGCCGCGGCACCCGCCTGGCCCGCCTCTACTCCCTGGCCGTCGGCCCCGCCGGGCGCGGCAAAGGCATTGGCAAGGCGCTGTTAACCGCCGCCGAAGACGCCAGCAGCCGCAGCGGCCGCCTGTATATGCGCCTCGAAGTGGCCGAGCAGAACACCGCGGCCATCGCCCTGTACCAGCAATTGGGCTACCGCACCTTTGGCAGTTACAGCAACTACTACGAAGACGCCGGCAACGCCCTGCGCATGCAGAAGCGTATCCGCTACCGCCCGGAAAACCTGCACACCGCCGAAGTCCCCTGGTACGGCCAGCGCACCGAATTCACCTGCGGCCCCGCCGCCGCCATGATGGCCATGGCCGGGCTGGACTCCACGTATGTGCCCAACGGCAGCGACGAACTGGCCCTCTGGCGCGAAGCCACCACCATCTTCATGACCTCCGGCACCGGCGGCTGCCACCCCATCGGGTTGGCACTGGCGATGCAGAAACGCGGCTTTGACTGTGAGGTTTACCTCAACCAGACCACACCGCTGTTTCTGGACAGCGTGCGCAGCGCGGACAAGAAAGCGGTGATCGAACAGGTGGATGCGGATTACCGCCAGCAGGCGGAATCTTCAGGTCTGCCGGTAATCGCCGAGGACTTTACCCAGGAGCAGTGCCAACAGTGGCTGGAACAAGGTGCACTGGTGTTGCTACTGATCAGCACCTATCGCCTGGACGGCAAAAAGGTGCCGCACTGGGTGACCCTGACGGGAATGGATGACGAGTGTTTTTATGTACACGACCCGGATGTGGACGATGAGGAAAATCCGCTGGACAGTCAGTATCTGCCGATTGCGCGGGAGGATTTCGTACTGATGTCACTGTTCGGAAGGGAGCGACTCAGGACTGCGGTGGTAGTAAGAAAACAAAGCTGA
- a CDS encoding M28 family metallopeptidase: MRIKSLTGSLVLAGALLSACSINIPFFPIPSADSERIRADVDYLAADALQGRQTGSAGYQQAADYVAARFAALGLKSITGDDYFQPVPFREARWHQGSEGDHRASLMLHGRDGDITFELGSDFLASPATIAQNTATSAALVFVGYGIEAPEFGLNDYAGLDVQGKIVVLLDGRPPRLPNEVGAHYASGRTKRDSAARHGAVGYITLNTPAREVRRPFARSAEHLDDPSFDWLRADDVPGNATPGMHPGVVLDMPAAKQLFMGAPRSLDTIFTEMKNGVVPKGFVLPYSATLTSAAEHKKIISPNVVGLLPGGDPKLKDEYVVFSAHLDHIGVDANGDGDRVNNGAQDNAAGIAVMLEVARLFVESGSAPRRSILFVAVTAEEEGLLGSDYFAQHPPVPPNSIVANINLDMPMLLYPFRDVIAFGAEHSSLGKTAKRAAERTGLKLSPDPMPEQVIFVRSDHYSFVRQGVPSIYLITGREAIDSNIDGSQAQVAFLQSRYHRPSDEADAQVNYVAAQQFAEVNYVIAREVTDEDKKPRWNRGDFFGDLYSTK, encoded by the coding sequence ATGAGAATAAAAAGCCTGACCGGCAGTCTGGTTCTGGCCGGCGCCCTGCTCAGCGCCTGCAGCATTAATATTCCTTTCTTCCCCATTCCCTCCGCCGACAGCGAGCGAATCCGCGCGGATGTGGACTATCTGGCAGCGGACGCCCTGCAGGGCCGCCAGACCGGCAGCGCCGGTTATCAGCAGGCGGCGGATTATGTGGCTGCGCGCTTTGCCGCCCTGGGGCTGAAATCCATCACCGGTGATGACTATTTCCAGCCGGTTCCTTTCCGCGAGGCGCGCTGGCACCAGGGCAGTGAAGGCGACCATCGTGCCAGCCTGATGCTTCACGGCCGCGACGGCGATATTACGTTCGAGCTGGGTTCGGACTTCCTCGCGTCACCAGCCACCATCGCGCAAAACACGGCCACCTCCGCGGCACTGGTGTTTGTGGGTTACGGCATCGAGGCGCCGGAATTCGGTCTCAATGACTACGCCGGGCTGGATGTGCAGGGCAAGATCGTGGTGCTGCTGGATGGCCGCCCGCCGCGCCTGCCCAATGAAGTGGGTGCTCACTACGCATCGGGGCGCACCAAGCGCGACAGCGCCGCCCGCCACGGCGCCGTAGGTTATATCACCCTGAACACCCCGGCGCGGGAGGTCCGGCGTCCCTTCGCGCGCTCGGCGGAACATCTGGACGACCCCAGCTTTGACTGGCTGCGTGCGGACGATGTACCGGGCAACGCCACCCCCGGAATGCACCCGGGAGTGGTGCTGGATATGCCGGCGGCCAAGCAGCTGTTTATGGGGGCACCCCGCAGCCTGGATACCATATTTACCGAGATGAAAAACGGCGTGGTGCCGAAGGGGTTTGTGTTGCCCTACAGTGCCACCCTGACCAGTGCGGCCGAGCATAAAAAGATCATCAGCCCGAATGTGGTAGGCCTGCTGCCCGGCGGTGACCCGAAACTGAAAGACGAGTATGTGGTGTTCTCCGCGCACCTGGATCATATCGGTGTGGATGCCAATGGTGACGGCGACCGGGTAAACAACGGTGCCCAGGACAATGCCGCCGGTATCGCGGTGATGCTGGAGGTGGCGCGGTTGTTTGTGGAATCCGGCAGCGCGCCGCGCCGCTCGATTCTGTTTGTGGCGGTAACCGCGGAAGAGGAGGGGCTGCTGGGTTCCGATTATTTCGCCCAGCACCCGCCGGTACCACCGAATTCGATTGTGGCAAATATCAACCTGGATATGCCGATGCTGTTGTATCCCTTCCGGGATGTGATTGCCTTCGGCGCCGAGCACTCGAGCCTGGGCAAAACCGCGAAGCGCGCGGCGGAGCGCACCGGCCTGAAACTGAGTCCGGACCCCATGCCTGAGCAGGTGATTTTTGTGCGTAGCGATCACTACAGCTTTGTGCGTCAGGGGGTTCCGTCCATTTATCTGATTACCGGGCGCGAGGCGATCGACTCAAATATTGATGGCTCTCAGGCGCAGGTGGCGTTCCTGCAGTCGCGCTACCACCGACCCAGTGATGAGGCCGACGCGCAGGTGAATTACGTGGCCGCGCAGCAGTTTGCGGAAGTGAACTATGTGATTGCGCGGGAAGTGACGGATGAGGATAAAAAGCCGCGCTGGAATCGCGGGGACTTTTTTGGGGATTTGTATTCTACGAAGTAG
- a CDS encoding c-type cytochrome codes for MNSIIKKAALALGMVAFAQLGHAAGDASAGQAKAAACAACHGADGNSPAPTFPKIAGLGEKYLLKQIHDIKSGARVVPEMTGQLDNMSDQDMADIAAYFAAQNIQISGSEAFSVMLNNGDNVDGLALGRKIFRAGNSSTGVPACMGCHSPSGQGNAPAGYPRLSGQYAEYVEKQLKAFRSGARANDGDNRVMRSVAKQLSDAEIKALANYVAGVTE; via the coding sequence ATGAACAGCATTATAAAAAAGGCCGCTCTGGCTTTGGGGATGGTGGCATTTGCTCAACTGGGCCATGCTGCTGGTGACGCCAGTGCGGGGCAAGCCAAGGCAGCAGCCTGTGCGGCCTGCCACGGAGCCGACGGCAATAGCCCGGCGCCGACCTTCCCGAAAATCGCCGGACTCGGCGAAAAGTATCTGCTGAAGCAGATCCACGACATCAAAAGCGGTGCGCGCGTTGTACCCGAGATGACCGGCCAGCTGGACAACATGAGCGACCAGGACATGGCGGATATCGCCGCCTACTTCGCCGCCCAGAATATCCAGATTTCCGGCTCCGAGGCCTTCTCGGTGATGCTGAATAACGGCGATAACGTCGACGGCCTGGCGCTGGGTCGCAAGATCTTCCGCGCGGGTAACAGCAGCACCGGTGTACCGGCATGCATGGGCTGTCACTCGCCCTCGGGCCAGGGCAATGCGCCGGCTGGCTATCCGCGCCTGTCTGGCCAGTACGCCGAATATGTGGAAAAGCAGCTGAAGGCTTTCCGCTCCGGCGCCCGAGCTAACGATGGCGACAACCGCGTAATGCGCAGTGTGGCCAAGCAGTTGTCCGATGCCGAGATCAAGGCGCTGGCCAACTATGTGGCAGGTGTAACCGAGTAA
- a CDS encoding polysaccharide lyase family 7 protein, with product MNVNSLAMKISCVALLSACMSSASASIQNSGFESDWDNWSDTDPSAISGVAYSGAKSAKISGSGGKVEQQVSVSANTNYRLTAFVDGAGTVGAVVNGTTYDTSTSDGNWDQLQVEFSSGSASSITVFGAYNGNEGRFDNFALENLGSGSSSSSGSGGSSSGGSSCTSGSNLSIASASDDGSNDGHGPGNAIDGSLATESRWSSQGIKWITLDLGSVQMVEAVDIAWYKGDQRSSFFSVETSSDNSNWNQVLAGGQSSGNSSDFENYDLSDSSARYVRITGSGNTANNWNSILEVDVIGCGDGGSSSSSGGGSSSSSSGGSSSGGNLDPNLPPSSNFDLSAWYLSVPSDNDGSGTADSIKENELNSGYANSSYFYTAADGGMVFRCPVDGYKTSTNTSYTRTELREMLRRGDTSISTQGVNENNWVFGSAPASARAAAGGVDGVLRATLAVNHVTTTGDSGQVGRVIVGQIHANNDEPLRLYYRKLPGNSKGSIYMAHEPNGGSDSWYDLIGSRSSSASNPTDGIALNEKFSYEIKVVGNTLTVTISRDGMADVVQVVDMSNSGYDAADQYQYFKAGVYNQNNTGSGSDYVQATFYALEQSHD from the coding sequence ATGAACGTAAATTCTTTAGCGATGAAGATCAGTTGCGTGGCATTACTGTCCGCCTGCATGAGCAGCGCCAGCGCATCCATTCAAAATTCCGGTTTCGAAAGCGACTGGGACAACTGGAGCGATACCGATCCATCGGCTATTTCCGGCGTTGCCTACAGCGGCGCTAAATCCGCAAAAATTTCTGGCAGCGGCGGAAAAGTGGAACAGCAGGTTTCCGTCAGCGCCAACACCAATTACCGATTGACCGCCTTCGTGGACGGTGCCGGCACTGTCGGAGCCGTGGTCAATGGCACTACCTATGACACCAGCACCAGCGACGGTAACTGGGATCAGCTGCAGGTGGAGTTCAGTTCCGGCAGTGCCAGCAGTATTACGGTGTTCGGCGCCTACAACGGTAACGAAGGCCGCTTTGACAATTTCGCGCTGGAAAACCTCGGCTCCGGCAGCAGTAGTTCTTCCGGTTCTGGCGGCAGCAGTTCCGGTGGCAGCAGCTGCACTTCCGGCAGCAATTTATCCATCGCCTCCGCCTCCGACGACGGCAGCAACGACGGCCATGGTCCCGGTAATGCCATTGATGGCAGCCTGGCTACCGAATCCCGCTGGTCTTCCCAGGGCATCAAGTGGATTACTCTCGACCTGGGCAGCGTGCAAATGGTGGAAGCAGTGGATATCGCCTGGTACAAGGGCGATCAGCGCTCCAGCTTCTTTAGTGTCGAAACTTCCAGCGATAACAGCAACTGGAATCAGGTGTTAGCCGGCGGACAATCCAGTGGCAACAGTAGCGACTTTGAAAACTACGACCTTAGTGACTCCAGTGCGCGCTACGTGCGTATCACCGGCAGTGGCAATACCGCGAACAACTGGAACAGCATTCTCGAAGTGGACGTGATCGGCTGCGGTGACGGCGGCAGCTCATCCAGCTCTGGCGGTGGCTCCAGTAGCTCCAGTTCTGGCGGTTCCAGCTCCGGTGGCAACCTGGATCCCAACCTGCCCCCGTCCAGTAACTTCGACCTGAGCGCCTGGTACCTGAGTGTCCCTTCCGACAACGATGGCAGCGGGACCGCCGACTCCATCAAGGAAAACGAGTTGAACAGCGGATATGCGAACAGCAGCTATTTCTATACGGCGGCCGATGGCGGCATGGTGTTCCGCTGCCCCGTTGACGGTTACAAAACCTCGACCAACACCTCCTACACCCGCACCGAACTGCGCGAAATGCTGCGTCGCGGTGATACCAGCATCAGTACCCAGGGCGTGAATGAAAACAACTGGGTATTCGGTTCCGCACCCGCTTCTGCCCGCGCGGCGGCCGGCGGTGTTGACGGCGTGTTGCGCGCAACTCTAGCGGTCAACCATGTCACCACCACCGGTGACAGCGGCCAGGTAGGCCGGGTGATCGTCGGCCAGATTCACGCCAACAACGACGAGCCGCTGCGTCTCTACTACCGCAAACTCCCGGGCAACAGCAAAGGCTCCATCTACATGGCCCATGAGCCCAATGGTGGTAGTGACAGCTGGTATGACCTGATTGGCAGTCGCAGCAGCAGCGCCTCCAACCCCACCGACGGCATCGCGCTGAATGAGAAATTCAGTTACGAGATCAAGGTGGTGGGCAACACGCTTACCGTGACCATCTCCCGGGACGGCATGGCCGATGTGGTGCAGGTCGTGGACATGAGCAACAGCGGCTATGACGCAGCCGACCAGTACCAGTACTTCAAGGCCGGGGTCTACAACCAGAACAATACCGGCAGCGGCAGCGACTACGTACAGGCCACCTTCTACGCCCTGGAGCAAAGCCACGACTGA
- a CDS encoding thiol:disulfide interchange protein DsbA/DsbL, with protein MRAVVALFTMLLSLAACAQETGGKFKAGEYYEVLPQAVAQDDDSKIEVTELFWYGCGHCYHFEVPLKKWQKTMPEDVALKKIPAIWQPVMEVHSRIFYVAEAMGVLDQVHAPIFNAIAQQRKMFATRDGRDWKADDAAIAAIFNDNGADGAKAVKLLNSFAINSKIKQGQAKQRAYNLSGTPEMVVAGKYRVSTSLPGFKGKSNGQQVMLDVVDFLIEKERAEKG; from the coding sequence ATGAGAGCCGTTGTCGCACTCTTCACCATGTTGCTGAGCCTGGCCGCCTGCGCCCAGGAGACCGGGGGCAAATTCAAAGCTGGCGAATACTACGAGGTTCTGCCCCAGGCGGTCGCCCAGGACGACGACAGCAAGATCGAAGTCACCGAACTCTTCTGGTACGGCTGTGGCCACTGCTACCACTTCGAGGTACCGCTGAAAAAATGGCAGAAAACCATGCCGGAGGACGTGGCGCTGAAAAAGATCCCGGCCATTTGGCAGCCGGTGATGGAAGTGCACTCGCGCATCTTCTATGTCGCCGAAGCCATGGGTGTGCTGGATCAGGTCCACGCTCCTATCTTCAACGCCATTGCCCAGCAGCGCAAAATGTTCGCCACTCGCGATGGCCGCGACTGGAAAGCAGATGACGCTGCGATCGCCGCCATCTTCAACGACAACGGTGCCGATGGCGCCAAAGCGGTGAAGCTGCTCAACTCGTTCGCCATCAACAGCAAGATCAAGCAGGGCCAGGCCAAACAGCGCGCCTACAACCTGTCCGGAACCCCGGAAATGGTCGTGGCCGGTAAATACCGCGTCAGCACCTCTCTGCCGGGCTTCAAGGGCAAGTCCAACGGTCAGCAGGTGATGCTGGACGTGGTGGATTTCCTGATCGAGAAAGAGCGCGCCGAAAAAGGCTGA